One part of the Mya arenaria isolate MELC-2E11 chromosome 3, ASM2691426v1 genome encodes these proteins:
- the LOC128226861 gene encoding uncharacterized protein LOC128226861 — protein sequence MTTMVVWTPVFLLSLAGSLLCLPLRPSDLGSRHGHIIHYHRDKHSQRAHRHIHYHPPVKRSHQTDSLNTFLRAGGTSTNLDAIYEVPSNRQFRREQTVGMRELDVKIRSLANSGVDGRLDHQSPAKAKALTGSSITLHGQTSHQPIVPFKTKIVRHPSFHDVHRNYPVTTDANSRIGNVQFLNKRRKQKLLYNKEIANDNYEKGVNKTNTNTVVHKNTERLNTAKNNHSGNVNSLVMGMFHQYQANEYELQNKTLKQPIHRDVSINTEVPGTSENYQHSTAHSKPITKRRVQDEEPKTHKTLIDNVLKIQIGDTTTLPSVPYYGKPVMSVSVTQASQKPMTTERTGVILDTKTTVGPTPQQISAKDFIHLKGIHIAFSNGQQNKSKTIPTIHLTASLSPPGKPSKASTSIQSAGVDKIVGTAMIKNGHLYLVVYPLRDNNSIDMMFLNDSSKVQLPHNKPSSYTKDPAIESTTLFPSTTITTAREFTSATETTTVLTTSMELTSTTSEDLIADTTTAETLETTIDPLEAFVSDFLLNDFLFDTSTVSEHNHKPKVRNGTLEIKHVERFFSPWRDVNLTEVVPFPISKNNESTKVKNDDETDLEIFNFIANATDPFDKVKAVLEKIKNSSVINSSTEVMNDTNAEAAFNFELKVQRNVVHSTLDPKRYTTQSVSENSEEIVETTIKPTTELIKLLIHKKPSAREKSKMESVTGSLLEKNLKDNDTTQGTSEPSLSKEEMRTTTPVLTNVMETSTPSPNKKSQFTDSILFPATSSTENVYLFGSTYGTQSTTNTLFDSFNKHQPTTLATGATVSTTTVAPQITPPSFNLLSAINPRHWTDTGENAVQGGSPQEVKSLSDILNDIRRIQLHNMARFNAQNNNFDTMLARQSPRQSDMRPSQRAGVMLDGPVYPDTSARRFASQNNNIHNRQHINIHEQTAINNALDAMLVLSVDEFLADHTNLHGALILASRASSNNQQE from the exons ATGACAACAATGGTCGTGTGGACACCTGTATTTCTACTGTCTCTCGCCGGATCTCTCCTCT GTTTGCCGCTGCGCCCTTCCGACCTTGGTAGCAGACATGGCCATATCATTCACTATCACCGCGACAAGCACTCGCAGCGGGCCCATCGGCACATCCACTATCATCCGCCCGTTAAGAGGTCACACCAGACGGACTCCTTGAATACCTTTCTTCGCGCTGGCGGGACGAGCACAAACCTGGACGCCATATATGAGGTCCCAAGTAACAGGCAGTTTAGGAGAGAGCAGACAGTTGGTATGAGGGAGTTGGACGTAAAAATCCGATCACTTGCAAATAGCGGTGTTGATGGGAGGCTTGATCATCAGTCACCCGCAAAAGCGAAGGCCTTAACTGGATCAAGTATTACCCTGCATGGACAGACAAGTCATCAGCCAATCGtcccttttaaaacaaaaattgtgcGACATCCATCTTTTCATGATGTTCATAGAAACTATCCTGTGACCACTGATGCAAATAGTAGGATTGGAAATGTACAGTTTTTGAATAAGCGGagaaaacaaaagttgttatATAACAAAGAAATCGCGAATGACAACTATGAAAAGGGGGTaaacaagacaaacacaaacacGGTTGTACACAAAAATACAGAACGGTTAAATACTGCAAAAAACAATCATTCAGGTAATGTAAATTCATTAGTGATGGGTATGTTCCATCAATATCAAGCGAATGAATATGAATTACAGAATAAAACTTTGAAACAACCAATACATAGAGATGTATCAATTAATACAGAAGTTCCTGGTACAAGTGAAAATTATCAGCACTCGACAGCTCATTCTAAACCAATAACGAAACGAAGAGTACAAGACGAAGAaccaaaaacacacaaaactcTTATTGATAAcgttttgaaaatacaaatagGAGACACAACAACTTTACCTTCTGTTCCTTATTATGGTAAGCCTGTCATGAGCGTTTCCGTTACACAAGCCAGTCAAAAACCAATGACCACAGAGAGGACTGGTGTAATCTTagatacaaaaacaactgttggGCCaactccacaacaaatatctgcaaaagattttattcatttaaaaggtATACACATAGCTTTTTCAAACGGgcaacaaaacaaaagtaaaacgATTCCAACAATTCATCTCACAGCTTCTCTTTCACCTCCTGGTAAACCCAGCAAAGCCAGCACAAGTATTCAATCAGCCGGTGTCGATAAAATTGTTGGAACAGCTATGATAAAGAACGGACATCTATACCTTGTTGTATACCCGTTAAGAGATAATAACTCAATAGATATGATGTTTCTGAATGATTCGAGTAAAGTTCAGCTTCCACATAACAAACCATCATCGTACACAAAAGATCCTGCTATCGAATCAACAACATTATTCCCCAGTACGACAATTACGACAGCAAGAGAATTTACAAGCGCCACTGAAACAACaactgtattgaccacaagtATGGAACTTACTTCAACAACGTCTGAAGATCTCATTGCAGATACTACTACAGCTGAAACGCTTGAAACAACTATCGATCCGCTAGAAGCATTTGTGAGTGATTTTCTTCTTAACGATTTCTTGTTTGATACAAGTACCGTTTCGGAACATAACCATAAACCAAAAGTGCGAAATGGTACTTTGGAGATAAAGCATGTTGAACGTTTCTTTTCACCATGGCGAGATGTAAATCTAACAGAGGTGGTACCGTTTCCTATTAGCAAGAATAACGAAAGTACAAAGgtaaaaaatgatgatgaaaCAGACTTAGAAATATTTAACTTCATAGCAAATGCGACTGATCCATTTGATAAAGTTAAAGCAGTTTTAGAAAAGATTAAAAACAGTAGTGTTATTAATAGTTCCACAGAAGTCATGAATGATACTAACGCTGAAGCAGCGTTTAACTTCGAACTTAAAGTGCAGCGTAATGTTGTTCACAGCACGTTGGATCCCAAACGTTACACAACTCAATCTGTGAGTGAAAATTCCGAAGAAATAGTAGAAACAACGATCAAACCGACAACagaattaataaaattgctCATCCATAAAAAGCCGTCAGCCCGCGAAAAATCGAAAATGGAGTCTGTAACAGGTAGTTTATTGGAGAAAAACTTGAAAGATAACGACACGACGCAGGGAACATCAGAGCCTAGTCTGTCGAAAGAAGAAATGCGAACTACAACGCCAGTCTTAACCAATGTTATGGAGACATCAACTCCTAGTCCgaataaaaaatcacaatttaccGATTCAATATTGTTTCCAGCTACAAGTAGTACAGAAAATGTCTATTTGTTCGGAAGTACATATGGAACTCAATCGACAACAAATACTTTATTCGATTCATTTAACAAGCATCAGCCAACGACCTTAGCTACAGGagccactgtctcaacaacaacTGTTGCCCCTCAGATAACTCCACCGTCTTTCAATTTATTGTCTGCCATTAACCCAAGGCATTGGACAGATACAGGGGAAAATGCTGTACAAGGTGGGTCACCGCAAGAAGTGAAGTCCCTGTctgatatattaaatgatatcCGCAGGATACAACTACATAATATGGCAAGATTTAATGCACAGAATAATAACTTCGATACTATGTTAGCAAGGCAGTCTCCTAGGCAATCTGACATGAGGCCGTCTCAAAGAGCCGGTGTCATGCTTGATGGACCAGTGTATCCAGATACATCAGCTCGACGCTTTGCAtcccaaaacaacaacattcataaTAGACAACATATTAATATCCACGAACAGACCGCTATAAACAATGCATTAGATGCTATGTTGGTACTCTCTGTTGATGAATTTTTAGCAGATCACACAAACCTGCATGGAGCGCTTATACTTGCGTCTAGGGCTTCGTCTAATAACCAACAGGAGTGA